The window GCGGATTTTCTGGATTCCGTTGACAACCACTTGTTCACCGGCTTTCAGGCCAGAGTCAATCAGCCACTGATTACCGATGGTGTTGCTGGTCACTACCATACGCGATTCAATCTTGTTGTCGGCTGTGACGACAAATACCGAGGCTTCACCACGGGCGTTACGGGTGACTGCTGCCTGAGGAACCAGGATGCCGTCATCACGATGCTCGGTCGGCACTGCGGCGCGTACGTACAGGCCCGGTAGCAGGAACTGATTCGGGTTATCGACGGTGGCGCGCACGTTGACCGTACCGGTATTTTCGTTAACAGAGACTTCAGCAAACTGCAGTGTCGCACGCTGGTCAATTGGCGTACCGTCATCGAGGAACAGCTTGATACCGCTCAGCTCTTTTCTTTCCATACCCGTGGCCTGACGCAGTTTTAGCAACTCATTACTTGGCTGAGACAGGTCGACATAAAGCGGATCCAGCTGTTGAATGGTGGCCAGAGCACTGGTCTGGTTAGCCGTTACCAATGCACCTTCGGTGATCAGAGTACGACCGATACGGCCGGAAATCGGCGCGGTAATCTTGGTGTAGTCGAGGTTGATTTCAGCCGAATTCACATTCGCTTTTGCTTCTTCAACCGATGCCAGCGCTTGCTTGTAGCTTGCCTGAGCATCTTCATAATCCTGTTGGCTGACTGAGTTTTTCTTCACCAGTTCACTGTAACGTTTGGCCTGAAACTGAGCCTGAACCAGGCTGGCTTCGGAACGGGCCAGGCTTGCTTTGGCACTCGCCAGTGCAGCTTGATAAGTGGACGCATCCAGTTCAAACAGCACGTCGCCTTTTTTGACCTGGCTGCCTTCCACAAACAGTCGTTTGGTGACAATACCGCTCACCTGAGGACGTACCTCAGCAATGCGGTAGGCGCTGGTGCGACCCGGCAGCGTGCTGGTGACATCGACCGGCTGAGGCGTGATGGTGACCACATCGACCGCTACTGGTGGTGGTGCACTGTCGCCACCAGCTTGTGGTGTGGCATCTGGCTGACAACCTGCCAGCGCAATTGCGGCTACAATTGCGGCTAGCCACTGTTTAGAAAAGGCTTTACCGTCGCCCATAATTTCTCTCTCCTTTACCACTTAGAACGCATTAAACTCAGTGATCCCTTTAGGTATACGTACAAACCACCGCTCAGATTCACCGGCTCAAATGTCTTTGTGAGAATGCTGATTAATTGCAAAGCCTCTCAACACCCGATGTCATCCTGATGAACCCAGGTAAAAAATCGCATGTCTGGCTGCTGGATAGAACTCTGTCATTTATTACACAATTGGACAAGTAAATTTTGCTGCACAGATGGACAATTAATAAAAAGACACAATTTTATCGGATTTTTCCCGTCGGAATTGTCGCATCTAATGCATTCTGATGCATGCGTAAATTTGTTGCTGGTCGTTTTTAAATCGGCAGTACGTTAAATAACTAAAGCAGAAGCTGTGCCAGACAGGGTAGCAAGAGGTAAATAAAGCGCCCTCAGGCAGGCGAGCTCTCAGGCCGCGTTGAAAGTGGTGACTGAGTTGGCTGAGTAAGCCGCCTCTGGGGCTGGTGAGGTGTCAGAACGCCCAATGCTCGTGCGACGAGGTCAGTTTGGTGCGGATGACGGGCAACATAACGCTTCCGCAGAGGTTGAGGGTGGATAGTCAGATGGCCGGGAGCTGAAATACAAAAAGGCCGAGAAACTCGGCCTTTATTCACTGGGATAAGGGGCAGGTGCGCCTTAGCGCATCGTGACGAAACTCTTCGCTGCCGGTCGGGTGGATCGCGACCACGGAATCGAAGTCCGCTTTGGTTGCGCCCATCTTCATTGCCACGGCAAAGCCCTGGATCATCTCATCGACCGTGAAACCGATGCCGTGCAGGCCAACCACGGTTTCTTCATCGCCGGCACACACTAGTTTCATTTTACATGGCTGACGGTGCTTGGTGACTGCGGTGTACATCGCGGTGAAGCCTGAAGTGTAGACTTTCACTTGGTCGGCGCCGTATTGTTCAACCGCTTCCTGCTCGGTCAGGCCGATGGTGCCGATTGGCGGGTGACTGAACACCACAGTCGGTACCAGGCTGTAGTCCATCTTGGCTTCCGGTTTGTTGTTGAACAGACGCTCAGACAGCTGACGGCCGGCTTTGACCGCGACCGGAGTCAGCTCGATACCGCCTTGCATAATATCGCCGACGCAGTAGATGCCCGGGACGTTGGTCGCCTGATAAGCGTCGACCTTGATGTAGCCTTTGTCATTGGTGGCAACACCAGTTGCGGCCAGGTTGATGGCATCAGTGGCCGGGTGACGGCCGATTGCCCAGATCAGGGTGTCAACATTGCAGCTTTCACCGTTTTCCAGATGCAGGGTCAGGCTGCCATCGGCTTCTTTAGTCACTTCTTTTGGCACGCTGTGGGTGTGCAGCTGCGGGCCTTCTGCAGCCATTACTTCAACCAAAGTATCAATGATCATCGGGTCGAAGCTGCGCAGCGGTGATTCTTTACGGCACAGCAGGTGGGTTTTGGTACCCAGAGCGTTAAGCACACCGGCAATTTCTACCGCGATGTAACCTGCGCCAACCACGGCAACGCGTTTTGGCTGTTCATTCAGGTCGAAGAAGCCGTTCGAGTCGATACCGTACTCAGCGCCCGGGATGTTGGGGATGCTCGGACGGCCGCCGACAGCGATCAGAATATGATCAGCAGTGTAGTGCTCGCCGTTCACTTCCACGGTTTTGGCGTCGACAAACTTAGCAAAGCCACGAATCACTTCAACTTTGTTGTTGCCCAGCACGCGGTCGTAAGACTGGTGGATACGGCCGATGTAAGCCTGACGGCTTTCAACCATTTTGCTCCAGTCGAAGTTTTTCACTTCAACATCGAATCCGTAATCTTCCGCGTACAGGTTCATGGCTTCTGCCACTTGCGCGCCGTGCCACATCACCTTTTTCGGTACACAGCCGACGTTGACACAGGTGCCGCCCAGATCTTTGGCTTCAATCAGAGCCACTTTGGCGCCGTACATGGCTGCGCGGTTGGCTGACGCGATGCCGCCACTGCCGCCACCGATACAGATATAGTCAAAATGTGTTGCCATTACTTTCTCCCGTCAGGCAGGGGCGAGTGGTGTCGCATGCCCTGCGTGTTTTTAATATGTATCATCAGTAGATGGAGGACAGAACGTCAGAACTCAATCCCTGAAGTTAACGTTTCTGGTTCCCGGGGTTCTCGCTCCCGGGAGCGGAGTCATTTACTCCGGCACAATCCATTCCACTTTGTAGTGGCCGGTAGCCGGCGCAATGGCCTGCTTGAGGAACGGCAGGATGGTTTCCATCTGACTTTCCAGTTTCCACGGCGGGTTAATCACTATCATGCCAGAGGCAGTCATGCCACGCTCGTTGGTATCCGGTGAAACCCCGAGTTCAACTTGTAAAATTTTGCTAATGCCGAGCCCCTGCAGGCCTTCAATCATATCTTCGATATCGCAGCGGTTGACCACCGGATACCAGATAGCATAGATGCCGGTCGCCCAGCGCTTGTAGCTCTGGGCAATCGCATTGACCACGTCACGGTACTCTTTGGCCAGTTCATACGGCGGGTCAATCAGCACCAGACCGCGGCGCTCTTTCGGCGGCAGGCTGGCTTTGAGGCGGGCGAAACCGTCCTCTTTAAAAATCGCTACCTGACGGTCGCGATGGAATTCCTGCTCCAGCAGCGGGTAGTCGCTCGGGTGCAGTTCGGTCAGTACCATGCGATCGTTGGCGCGCAGGTGAGCACGCGCCACGCGCGGCGAACCCGGGTAGTAGCGCAGCTCGTCACCCTGATTAAGCGCTTTAATTGACGTCAGGTAGCTCTGGATATCTTCCGGCACATCCGCCTGCTGCCACAAACGGGCGATGCCCTGTTTGTACTCGCCGGTTTTTTCCGACCACTCATGGGTCAGATCGTAGCGGCCGACGCCGGAGTGGGTGTCGTGATAAACAAATGGCTTATCCTTCTGCTGCAGGGACGTCAGGATTAAGCTTTGTACGATGTGTTTCACCACATCGGCGTGGTTTCCGGCATGGAAACTGTGTCGGTAACTTAACAATTTGCGCTCTCTCACCCGGTCGCGGGGTGCTGGTCAGTTCAAAAAACATTATCGCCGATTATACGCCAGTATTGAAAATTGCTGAACCTGGCTATATCTATTAACGTAATAGCCAGTGAATATCATTCACTTACCCTCTTTCGATCAAAAGGAACGTTCTATGTCTAATCCACTTCTGACCTTTACGGATTTGCCACCGTTTTCTGCTATCAAACCAGAACACGTCAAGCCTGCGCTTGAAAAGGCGATTGAAGATTGCCGTGCAAAGATCAACGCCGTACTGGAAGGAAATACCGAGCCTAGCTGGGATAATGTCATCGCTCCGATCGAAGAAGTGGATGATCATCTGAGCCGCATCTGGTCACCGGTCAGTCACATGAACTCGGTCACCAACAGTGAAGAGCTGCGTGAAGCGTACGAAAGTTGCCTGCCGCTGCTGTCGGAATACAGCACCTGGGTTGGTCAGCACAAAGGGCTGTTTAAAGCCTATCAGGCGATCAAAGCCAGCGAAGCGTTTGCCACGCTGAGCCGCGCGCAGCAGAAAACCGTGACCGACGCGCTGCGTGATTTCGAATTGTCCGGTATCGGCCTGCCTAGCGATGAGCAGAAACGCTATGGTGAAATCAGCAAGCGTATGTCTGAACTGGGCTCTAAATTCTCCAACAATGTGCTCGATGCCACTATGGGCTGGAGCAAACACGTGACGGACGTCAACGAGCTGTCCGGCATGCCGGAATCAGCGCTGGCAGCGGCGGAAGCGGCGGCGGAAGCCAAAGGCCTGACCGGTTACCTGCTGACACTGGATATCCCATCCTATCTGCCGGTGATGACCTACTGTGACAACCAGGCGCTGCGTCAGGAGTTGTACGAAGCTTATGTGACCCGCGCTTCGGACCGTGGCCCGAATGCCGGTAAATGGGACAACAGCGAAATCATCGCTGAGCAGCTCAAGCTGCGCTATGAAATTTCGCGTATGCTCGGTTTTAACACCTACAGCGAAAAATCACTGGCGACCAAAATGGCGGAATCGCCACAGCAGGTGATGGATTTCCTCAATAATCTGGCCACCAAAGCCAAGCCGCAGGGCGAGCGCGAAGTAGAAGAGCTGCGCCAGTTTGCCGAGCAGGAGTTTGGCGTCACCGAACTGAAACTTTGGGATATCGCTTACTACAGTGAAAAACAGAAACAGCACCTGTTCCAGATCTCGGATGAAGAGCTGCGCCCTTACTTCCCGGAACACAAGGTGGTGAACGGCCTGTTTGAAGTGCTGAGCCGCGTGTTCGGTATGCAGGTCAAAGAGCGTGAAGGCGTGGATACCTGGCATGAGTCAGTGCGCTTTTTCGATATTTTCGACAGCAATGGCGCGCTGCGTGGCAGCTTCTACCTGGATCTGTATGCGCGTGAACACAAACGTGGCGGTGCCTGGATGGACGAATGCCGTGTGCGCCGTATTAATGCCGCTGGTGAACTGCAAACTCCGGTGGCGTACCTGACTTGTAACTTCAATCGTCCGGTCGGTGATAAACCGGCGCTGTTTACCCATGATGAAGTGGTGACCCTGTTCCACGAAACCGGCCACGGCATTCACCATATGCTGACTCAGGTTGAAGTGGGCGCGGTATCGGGCATCAATGGTGTGCCTTGGGATGCGGTTGAGCTGCCAAGCCAGTTCCTTGAGAACTGGTGCTGGGAAGAAGAGGCGCTGGCGTTTATCTCCGGCCATTACCAGACCGGTGAGCCGCTGCCAAAAGCGATGCTGGAAAAAATGCTGGCGGCGAAAAACTTCCAGTCGGCGATGTTTATCCTGCGTCAGCTTGAATTTGGCCTGTTCGATTTCACTCTGCACACCACTTACGATCCGGATCAGGGACCGAAAGTGCTGGAAAC is drawn from Vibrio sp. CDRSL-10 TSBA and contains these coding sequences:
- the gorA gene encoding glutathione-disulfide reductase, which translates into the protein MATHFDYICIGGGSGGIASANRAAMYGAKVALIEAKDLGGTCVNVGCVPKKVMWHGAQVAEAMNLYAEDYGFDVEVKNFDWSKMVESRQAYIGRIHQSYDRVLGNNKVEVIRGFAKFVDAKTVEVNGEHYTADHILIAVGGRPSIPNIPGAEYGIDSNGFFDLNEQPKRVAVVGAGYIAVEIAGVLNALGTKTHLLCRKESPLRSFDPMIIDTLVEVMAAEGPQLHTHSVPKEVTKEADGSLTLHLENGESCNVDTLIWAIGRHPATDAINLAATGVATNDKGYIKVDAYQATNVPGIYCVGDIMQGGIELTPVAVKAGRQLSERLFNNKPEAKMDYSLVPTVVFSHPPIGTIGLTEQEAVEQYGADQVKVYTSGFTAMYTAVTKHRQPCKMKLVCAGDEETVVGLHGIGFTVDEMIQGFAVAMKMGATKADFDSVVAIHPTGSEEFRHDALRRTCPLSQ
- the prlC gene encoding oligopeptidase A, which codes for MSNPLLTFTDLPPFSAIKPEHVKPALEKAIEDCRAKINAVLEGNTEPSWDNVIAPIEEVDDHLSRIWSPVSHMNSVTNSEELREAYESCLPLLSEYSTWVGQHKGLFKAYQAIKASEAFATLSRAQQKTVTDALRDFELSGIGLPSDEQKRYGEISKRMSELGSKFSNNVLDATMGWSKHVTDVNELSGMPESALAAAEAAAEAKGLTGYLLTLDIPSYLPVMTYCDNQALRQELYEAYVTRASDRGPNAGKWDNSEIIAEQLKLRYEISRMLGFNTYSEKSLATKMAESPQQVMDFLNNLATKAKPQGEREVEELRQFAEQEFGVTELKLWDIAYYSEKQKQHLFQISDEELRPYFPEHKVVNGLFEVLSRVFGMQVKEREGVDTWHESVRFFDIFDSNGALRGSFYLDLYAREHKRGGAWMDECRVRRINAAGELQTPVAYLTCNFNRPVGDKPALFTHDEVVTLFHETGHGIHHMLTQVEVGAVSGINGVPWDAVELPSQFLENWCWEEEALAFISGHYQTGEPLPKAMLEKMLAAKNFQSAMFILRQLEFGLFDFTLHTTYDPDQGPKVLETLAEVKKKVAVLPSLEWNRFSHSFSHIFAGGYSAGYYSYLWAEVLSADAFSRFEEDGIFNRETGLSFLNNILEMGGSEEPMELFKRFRGREPQIDALLRHAGIAA
- a CDS encoding efflux RND transporter periplasmic adaptor subunit, whose protein sequence is MGDGKAFSKQWLAAIVAAIALAGCQPDATPQAGGDSAPPPVAVDVVTITPQPVDVTSTLPGRTSAYRIAEVRPQVSGIVTKRLFVEGSQVKKGDVLFELDASTYQAALASAKASLARSEASLVQAQFQAKRYSELVKKNSVSQQDYEDAQASYKQALASVEEAKANVNSAEINLDYTKITAPISGRIGRTLITEGALVTANQTSALATIQQLDPLYVDLSQPSNELLKLRQATGMERKELSGIKLFLDDGTPIDQRATLQFAEVSVNENTGTVNVRATVDNPNQFLLPGLYVRAAVPTEHRDDGILVPQAAVTRNARGEASVFVVTADNKIESRMVVTSNTIGNQWLIDSGLKAGEQVVVNGIQKIRPGSAVTPQVLEASKEQ
- a CDS encoding 23S rRNA (adenine(2030)-N(6))-methyltransferase RlmJ: MLSYRHSFHAGNHADVVKHIVQSLILTSLQQKDKPFVYHDTHSGVGRYDLTHEWSEKTGEYKQGIARLWQQADVPEDIQSYLTSIKALNQGDELRYYPGSPRVARAHLRANDRMVLTELHPSDYPLLEQEFHRDRQVAIFKEDGFARLKASLPPKERRGLVLIDPPYELAKEYRDVVNAIAQSYKRWATGIYAIWYPVVNRCDIEDMIEGLQGLGISKILQVELGVSPDTNERGMTASGMIVINPPWKLESQMETILPFLKQAIAPATGHYKVEWIVPE